A genomic segment from Lignipirellula cremea encodes:
- a CDS encoding c-type cytochrome domain-containing protein, translating to MSKPALYSACSLALLCFLPALPASAAEPADGWQREAAPLLRKYCAGCHNADDAAGKLALDSYAGLLRGGAHGAVVTPGQGDASRMIRLMRATDDTRMPPEGEAAPSVAEIAQLSAWITAGAKGPQGDSPDTTFLVTPDIKPLKTPVASWTDVAVAATGVVAWATGNEVHLLSPQDAAAIEKANAPSSKTARVLGGHRGPVNAITFSADGAWLAVAAGEPALSGEVRLWNVATGQLERVLQGHRDSIYAVAISPDQKLLATGSYDHEIRLWNLQTGAELRTLTGHNGPVFDLAFLAPGDLLASASGDRTVKLWDVASGKRLDTLGQSPQELYALAVTPEGDRLAAGGVDGVVRIWSIERPLREGKSPLRYSRFAHEGPILQLTYTPDGAVLLSSGEDRRVKIWEADRAILRTALENQSGWPTALAVTADSQTALIGRLDGTRQRYDLRQAPPASEVVLEQIDQVPPAVDYGPQPTIAELPRQPESEPNDTPSQPSPLATPGVATGVLDHAGTSDVDYYRFSAKAGDQWILETQAERSKSPADTKLEVLTLTGEPIERLRLRAVRESELEFRGMTSTAAGARLLNYEELLLNRYVYLNGEIIQHFQQRRGPDSDGQFYAVNGKRQAFFDTSSRSHSLGDRCYFVEPYPAGAQFPDNGLPLIPIYFENDDESQQRLGHDSRLTFTAPADGDYLVRVTDARGFSGPDFQYELIVRRPQPDFEVKLTMDAKINAGSGKTFTLTVERRDNFAGPIRVTIDNLPPGLSASAPLLIEAGHEKAGGVLTAAADMTAPTEDQWKAITITATADIAGRQVSKPVNNFGVPKLEPAPKVVLHLEPLPVEGDEPPGPLEVVVAPGGSTRCRLWIERKNFDDRVRFDPENLPHGVIVDDIGLSGVLLPEGETERIIFLSAEPGTPSSRRAFHMTAKVEGNLATPPLLIRVE from the coding sequence ATGTCGAAACCTGCCCTGTATTCCGCCTGTTCCCTCGCCCTGCTCTGCTTCCTGCCGGCCCTGCCCGCAAGCGCCGCCGAACCGGCCGACGGCTGGCAACGGGAAGCGGCGCCGTTGCTGCGCAAGTACTGCGCCGGTTGCCATAACGCCGACGACGCCGCAGGGAAGCTGGCCCTGGATAGTTACGCCGGACTGCTCCGCGGCGGAGCCCATGGCGCCGTGGTCACGCCAGGGCAGGGGGACGCCAGCCGGATGATCCGACTGATGCGGGCGACCGACGACACCCGCATGCCGCCCGAAGGCGAAGCGGCCCCGAGTGTCGCTGAGATTGCGCAGCTGTCGGCCTGGATCACGGCCGGAGCGAAAGGTCCGCAAGGCGATTCGCCCGACACCACCTTCCTGGTGACGCCCGACATCAAGCCCCTGAAAACGCCCGTCGCTTCCTGGACCGATGTGGCCGTCGCCGCCACCGGCGTCGTCGCCTGGGCGACCGGCAACGAAGTGCATCTGCTCTCTCCCCAGGACGCGGCCGCCATCGAGAAAGCAAACGCCCCTTCCTCCAAGACGGCGCGGGTGCTGGGCGGCCATCGCGGTCCGGTCAACGCCATCACCTTCTCGGCCGATGGCGCCTGGCTGGCGGTCGCCGCCGGGGAGCCCGCTTTGTCGGGAGAAGTGCGGCTGTGGAACGTCGCCACCGGCCAGCTGGAACGCGTCCTGCAGGGGCATCGCGACAGCATCTACGCCGTGGCGATCAGCCCCGACCAGAAGCTCCTGGCCACCGGCAGTTATGATCACGAGATTCGCTTGTGGAACCTGCAGACGGGCGCCGAACTGCGCACGCTGACCGGTCATAACGGCCCCGTGTTTGACCTGGCGTTCCTGGCGCCGGGCGACCTGCTGGCTTCGGCCTCCGGCGATCGCACCGTCAAACTGTGGGACGTCGCCAGCGGCAAGCGGCTGGATACGCTGGGCCAGTCGCCGCAAGAATTGTACGCCCTGGCCGTCACGCCCGAAGGCGATCGTCTGGCGGCAGGCGGGGTCGACGGCGTAGTGCGCATCTGGTCGATCGAACGACCGCTGCGGGAAGGGAAGAGCCCGCTACGCTACTCGCGGTTCGCCCATGAGGGACCGATCCTGCAGCTGACTTACACGCCCGACGGCGCCGTGCTGCTCTCCTCTGGCGAAGATCGCCGCGTGAAAATCTGGGAGGCCGACCGCGCCATTTTGCGTACGGCGCTGGAGAACCAGTCCGGCTGGCCGACCGCCCTGGCGGTAACGGCCGACAGCCAGACGGCCCTGATCGGCCGCCTCGACGGGACCCGGCAACGTTACGACCTGCGTCAAGCGCCGCCGGCCAGCGAGGTCGTGCTGGAGCAGATCGACCAGGTTCCGCCGGCCGTCGACTATGGTCCGCAGCCGACCATCGCCGAACTGCCGCGGCAACCGGAAAGCGAACCCAATGACACGCCGTCGCAACCATCCCCGCTGGCGACTCCCGGAGTCGCAACCGGCGTCCTGGATCACGCCGGCACGTCCGATGTCGACTACTATCGCTTCTCCGCCAAAGCGGGCGACCAGTGGATTCTGGAAACCCAGGCCGAGCGCAGCAAGTCGCCGGCCGACACGAAACTGGAAGTACTGACCCTTACCGGCGAACCGATCGAACGCCTGCGACTGCGGGCCGTACGGGAGTCGGAGCTGGAATTCCGCGGCATGACGTCGACCGCGGCCGGCGCCCGACTGCTGAACTATGAAGAGCTGCTGCTGAACCGTTACGTCTATCTCAACGGCGAGATCATCCAGCATTTCCAGCAACGACGCGGCCCTGATTCCGATGGGCAGTTCTATGCGGTCAACGGCAAACGCCAGGCGTTTTTCGACACCAGCTCCCGTTCGCACTCGCTGGGCGACCGCTGCTATTTTGTCGAACCGTATCCAGCCGGAGCCCAGTTTCCCGATAACGGCCTGCCGCTGATCCCGATCTATTTTGAGAACGACGACGAGTCGCAACAGCGGCTGGGGCACGACTCCCGGTTGACGTTCACCGCTCCCGCCGACGGCGACTACCTGGTCCGCGTGACCGACGCCCGGGGCTTCAGCGGGCCCGACTTCCAGTACGAGTTGATCGTCCGCCGGCCGCAGCCGGACTTTGAGGTCAAGCTGACAATGGACGCCAAGATCAACGCCGGCTCCGGCAAGACCTTCACCCTGACGGTTGAACGCCGGGACAACTTCGCCGGGCCGATCCGCGTCACGATCGACAACCTGCCGCCCGGGCTGTCGGCTTCGGCCCCGCTGTTGATCGAAGCGGGCCACGAGAAAGCCGGCGGCGTGCTGACCGCCGCCGCCGACATGACGGCGCCCACCGAGGACCAATGGAAGGCGATCACCATCACCGCGACCGCCGACATCGCTGGACGCCAGGTGTCAAAACCTGTCAACAACTTCGGCGTCCCCAAACTGGAGCCGGCGCCAAAAGTCGTGCTGCATCTGGAACCGCTGCCGGTCGAAGGGGACGAGCCGCCCGGCCCGCTCGAAGTCGTCGTCGCTCCTGGCGGATCCACCCGTTGCCGGTTATGGATCGAGCGGAAGAACTTCGACGATCGCGTGCGTTTCGACCCCGAGAACCTGCCGCATGGGGTGATCGTCGACGACATCGGCTTAAGCGGCGTGCTCCTGCCCGAAGGGGAGACGGAGCGGATCATCTTTCTCAGCGCCGAACCCGGCACGCCGTCCTCCCGACGCGCATTCCACATGACGGCCAAAGTCGAAGGCAATCTGGCGACGCCGCCTTTGCTGATCCGCGTCGAGTAA
- a CDS encoding ABC1 kinase family protein encodes MKISAIPQIYQNLRRWGEILSVLSKYGLADWLSRVNIDFVKDRLRDPDGEILARHSPESRIRLALQELGPTFIKLGQILSTRADLVGTSLANELGKLQSGVRADGFDEIRKIVESELGQPIEELFREFSPEPIASASIGQVHLARLKQGGQVAVKVQHVGIERIIREDLDLLAGAAQLAEKIPEFALYHPTTLVAEMARSLRRELDFGREERNLLQFSAMFAEDPTVKIPQPFTDYCTSRVLTMERIVGLKLTEPVSLAARGLNLEEIARRGAELYLKMIFKHGFFHADPHPGNMLVLPSNVIGLLDFGMVGRINEKLREDIEEMLLAIVSRDPPLLTAIIKRVGSMPANLDSGLLMTDVTEYVDQYSTQSLEKFDFSGAMNDMMEIVRRHQIALPSEVVMLLKAMVTLEGTARLLNPRFSLMELMQPLQRTLLLRRMSPLRQIRKMRRMYMQLENLAEMLPERVMDILDQVQAGKFDVHLDHRRLGPTANRMVLGLMTSALFVGSAEMLSNQVPPLLFPQATYLGGMHRISLLGLSGVMLSLLIGLRLLWAIRKSGNLDQK; translated from the coding sequence ATGAAAATCTCCGCCATCCCTCAAATCTATCAGAACCTGCGACGCTGGGGGGAAATCCTCTCGGTGCTCAGCAAGTATGGACTGGCGGACTGGCTGAGCCGGGTCAACATCGACTTTGTCAAAGACCGGCTCCGCGATCCCGACGGCGAGATCCTGGCCCGGCACTCGCCCGAGTCCCGTATCCGCCTGGCGCTCCAGGAGCTGGGACCGACGTTCATCAAGCTGGGGCAGATTCTCAGTACGCGGGCCGATCTGGTCGGCACGTCCCTGGCGAACGAGCTGGGAAAACTGCAGTCCGGCGTGCGGGCGGACGGTTTCGACGAGATCCGCAAGATCGTGGAGTCCGAGCTGGGACAGCCAATCGAAGAGCTGTTCCGCGAGTTCTCGCCGGAGCCGATCGCCTCGGCTTCGATCGGCCAGGTGCATCTGGCCCGGCTGAAGCAGGGCGGCCAGGTGGCGGTCAAAGTGCAGCATGTGGGGATCGAACGGATCATCCGGGAAGACCTCGACCTGCTGGCGGGAGCGGCCCAACTGGCCGAGAAGATTCCCGAGTTTGCCCTGTACCACCCGACGACGCTGGTGGCCGAGATGGCCCGTTCGCTCCGCCGAGAGCTGGACTTCGGCCGGGAGGAACGGAACCTGCTGCAGTTTTCCGCCATGTTCGCGGAAGATCCAACGGTAAAAATCCCGCAGCCGTTTACCGATTATTGCACCAGCCGCGTGCTGACGATGGAGCGGATCGTCGGCTTGAAACTGACAGAGCCGGTCAGCCTGGCCGCCCGGGGGCTGAACCTGGAAGAGATCGCCCGTCGCGGGGCCGAGTTGTACCTGAAGATGATCTTCAAGCATGGTTTTTTTCATGCCGATCCGCACCCGGGCAATATGCTGGTGCTGCCGTCGAACGTGATCGGCCTGCTGGATTTTGGCATGGTCGGCCGGATCAATGAGAAGCTGCGCGAGGATATCGAAGAGATGCTGCTGGCGATTGTCAGCCGCGATCCGCCGTTGCTGACCGCCATCATTAAACGGGTGGGCTCGATGCCGGCCAATCTTGACAGCGGCCTGCTGATGACCGATGTCACCGAATACGTCGACCAGTACTCAACCCAGTCGCTGGAGAAGTTTGATTTCTCCGGCGCCATGAACGACATGATGGAGATCGTCCGCCGGCATCAGATCGCCTTGCCGTCGGAAGTGGTGATGCTGCTCAAGGCGATGGTCACCCTGGAAGGCACGGCCCGGCTGCTGAACCCGCGGTTCAGCCTGATGGAGCTCATGCAGCCGCTGCAGCGCACCTTGCTGCTCCGGCGGATGTCGCCGCTGCGGCAGATCCGGAAAATGCGACGGATGTACATGCAGCTGGAAAACCTGGCCGAAATGCTGCCCGAGCGGGTGATGGATATTCTGGACCAGGTGCAGGCGGGCAAGTTCGACGTGCATCTGGACCACCGTCGCCTGGGGCCGACCGCCAACCGCATGGTGCTGGGCCTGATGACCAGCGCGCTGTTTGTGGGTTCGGCCGAAATGCTCAGCAACCAGGTGCCGCCGTTGCTGTTCCCGCAAGCGACCTACCTGGGCGGCATGCATCGGATCTCCCTGCTGGGACTCAGCGGCGTCATGCTGAGCCTGCTGATCGGACTGCGTCTGTTATGGGCCATTCGCAAGTCGGGCAATCTGGATCAGAAGTAA
- a CDS encoding aldehyde dehydrogenase (NADP(+)), whose product MSQPVLIDGAWRPADAVSTFQATNPRTKETLPDEYPISSWKDCETALAAAERAAAVMRTVEPEAIALFLETYADLIEENKDALVQMAHAETGLPVSPRLADGELPRTTGQLRQAAAAAREGSWRQTTIDSKANIRSYLDGIGPVCVFGPNNFPFAFGSISGGDFAAAIAAGNPVIAKANSSHPGVTRLFAEIAQTAAEKTGMPAGIVQLLYRLGHADGERLVADPRVGATGYTGSRSAGLALKAAADKAGKPIYLELSSVNPVVILPGALAERGAAIADEFTGSCLMGAGQFCTNPGMVVLIEGVGSEQLVTALTEKFDAAPAGTLLSAAVERSLGDSLGKLLKAGATSLTSLATGAGQGFSHTNALLQITGEQFLADPETMQTEAFGNASLLVMASSVEQAAAILGHLEGNLTGCIYSATTGEDDNAYALLEPPLRQRVGRLLNDKMPTGVAVSDAMNHGGPYPATGHPGYTAVGLPAAMVRFGMLQCYDNVRPARLPRWLRDKNPTGSAWRRIDGTWSQGDVS is encoded by the coding sequence ATGTCCCAGCCTGTATTGATCGACGGCGCGTGGCGCCCTGCCGACGCAGTTTCTACTTTCCAAGCGACCAACCCGCGCACGAAAGAAACCCTGCCCGACGAATACCCGATCAGCTCGTGGAAAGATTGCGAAACGGCATTGGCCGCCGCCGAGCGCGCCGCCGCTGTGATGCGGACCGTGGAGCCGGAAGCGATCGCCCTGTTCCTGGAAACGTACGCCGACCTGATCGAAGAGAACAAAGACGCCCTGGTGCAGATGGCGCATGCCGAAACGGGCCTGCCCGTTTCTCCCCGTCTGGCCGACGGCGAACTGCCCCGCACCACCGGCCAGCTGCGGCAAGCGGCCGCCGCCGCCCGGGAAGGCTCCTGGCGCCAGACCACGATCGATAGCAAAGCGAACATCCGCTCCTATCTCGATGGAATCGGGCCGGTTTGCGTGTTCGGCCCCAACAACTTTCCGTTTGCCTTCGGCAGTATCTCCGGCGGCGACTTTGCGGCGGCGATCGCGGCCGGCAATCCGGTCATCGCCAAGGCCAACTCCTCGCATCCGGGCGTGACGCGTTTGTTCGCGGAGATCGCCCAGACCGCGGCCGAGAAAACGGGCATGCCGGCCGGCATCGTCCAGCTGCTTTATCGCCTGGGCCATGCCGACGGCGAACGTCTGGTCGCCGATCCGCGCGTGGGGGCGACCGGTTACACCGGCAGCCGCAGTGCGGGACTCGCCCTCAAAGCGGCCGCCGACAAAGCGGGCAAGCCGATCTACCTGGAACTCTCCAGCGTCAACCCGGTCGTGATCCTGCCGGGCGCCTTGGCCGAACGCGGAGCCGCCATCGCCGATGAATTTACCGGCAGCTGCCTGATGGGCGCCGGTCAGTTCTGCACCAACCCAGGCATGGTCGTGCTGATCGAAGGGGTCGGAAGCGAACAACTGGTGACGGCCCTGACCGAGAAATTCGACGCGGCCCCCGCTGGCACGCTGCTCTCCGCCGCGGTCGAACGCTCCCTCGGCGACAGCCTGGGGAAACTGCTCAAGGCGGGAGCCACCAGTTTGACCTCCCTCGCCACCGGCGCCGGCCAGGGTTTCAGCCACACCAACGCCTTGCTGCAGATCACGGGCGAGCAGTTTCTGGCCGACCCGGAAACGATGCAGACCGAGGCCTTTGGCAACGCTTCGCTCCTCGTCATGGCCAGCAGCGTGGAACAGGCCGCCGCCATCCTGGGCCACCTGGAAGGGAACCTGACCGGCTGTATTTATAGCGCCACGACCGGCGAAGACGACAACGCCTACGCCCTGCTGGAGCCGCCCTTGCGGCAGCGGGTCGGGCGTCTGCTCAACGACAAAATGCCGACCGGCGTGGCCGTGTCCGACGCCATGAACCACGGCGGGCCTTACCCGGCCACCGGCCACCCGGGCTATACGGCCGTCGGCTTGCCGGCCGCCATGGTCCGCTTCGGCATGCTGCAGTGTTACGACAATGTGCGTCCCGCTCGCCTGCCGCGCTGGCTCCGCGACAAGAACCCCACCGGCTCCGCCTGGCGCCGGATCGACGGAACCTGGTCCCAGGGCGACGTATCGTAA